The following proteins are co-located in the Macrobrachium rosenbergii isolate ZJJX-2024 chromosome 26, ASM4041242v1, whole genome shotgun sequence genome:
- the LOC136852843 gene encoding zinc finger MYM-type protein 1-like codes for MTKESDEESDFRINVFYCTLDYIVTDMDQRFQAVKGICDTFKAILKYVSLSEAELEDASKCLVQKYSLDLSCNFVSEMLHLKKIFRSTFHSEQELTPLNLLNEIYCKKLQPVFSEICIALRIFCTLPVTVAEAERSFSKLSNIKTFKRATMGQERLSHLALLSIENKLARSVDYTSVISDFARKKARKAKLI; via the coding sequence ATGACTAAAGAATCAGATGAGGAATCAGATTTCAGAATTAATGTTTTCTATTGTACTTTAGATTATATTGTCACTGACATGGATCAGAGATTCCAAGCAGTAAAGGGCATATGTGACACTTTCAAGGCAATCCTTAAGTATGTTTCTTTGAGTGAAGCTGAGCTAGAAGATGCTTCAAAATGCCTggttcaaaaatattctttagatctgtcatgtaattttgttagtgaaatgctgcatctaaagaaaatatttagatctACTTTCCATTCAGAACAAGAACTAACTCCCCTTAACTTACTGAATGAAATATACTGCAAAAAGCTTCAACCAGTTTTTAGTGAAATATGCATAGCCTTACGTATATTCTGTACATTGCCTGTCACAGTTGCCGAAGCTGAACGCAGCTTCAGTAAACTgtctaatataaaaacatttaaaagagcaACCATGGGCCAGGAACGCTTGTCACATTTGGCACTCTTGTCCATTGAGAATAAATTGGCTAGATCTGTTGATTATACCTCAGTCATCAGTGATTTTGCCAGAAAGAAGGCAAGAAAAGCAAAACTGATCTAA